TCAAGAAAGCGCTGGCAAAATTGTTCCAGCCTTCTTTAGATTGGAAAGCATCAGGGGGAGCCGCAGTCACAGTAGCGAGGGGTTGGGGAGGATTGCTGCTAGCGTATAGAGATAAACCAGCAGTTAAAATGACAACTAAGCCGATGCTTGCTAGTAATCCAGCGAGGTTAGCATTAGGTGTATCACGCAAGGGGCCTAATTTAGCGAAGGGGCCAAAAATCCAGTAACCGTGAGCCATACCAATTTCTAGCCCACGTCTAAAAGGTGTGAGATTTTGACGATAAGCAGGTAAATTGTTAATGTATGACTTGCTTAAGTAGGAAGCATTAACCGGAGTTTCTAAGTTACCCCATTGAGGATCGCGTCCGGCTGGAAAAACCACTTCCCGATTTCTAGGATCGCTAGGGGAATTTTTTGATGCGTCTACTGCTTGCGCCATATTTTATGTTTGCCTCAAAAATACAATGGTGGCATTTTTATATTAATAATAATTGCAGCCAAAGCTTTTTTTTATTCGAGAAGTTTAGAAAAATTAATTTAGATTGTTTAAGATGCTGAAACTCGTAAGCTAAATCAAGCTTTACGAGTTGTGAATAAAATTTTTAGTGCCTATTTGTGTGATAAATACACTTAATTAATTAAGCCAATTCATCACACAAATTAGGCAAAAAACAACAGATTAATCCGTCTTAAATCTGAGTTTCAATTTATGGTAGGGGATGAAAAAGTAAATCTGGGAAAAAGCGATTGAACTCAATTAAAATCCCGGCTGTGATGGTCAACCAGATGGTAGCAGCTACGGGTGCTGTGGAAATAAACTTAAGTAAGTAGCCGGATTGATCGGTTTTCTCTGCCATGATGTTATGCTCCAAACAAGATAATAGATTAAGCGGGATTAGCGGGGAGAAACAGTAATCTCAGAATCCTTAGCTGTTAATTTGCCAGATAGGAGTTCTTGAACTGCGGCTAGTGGCCAAGTAAAGCCACTGAGGATGATGGGTAGAGCAATACTCAAATCGATTTGGATTTCCTTTTGCTCAGAATCATCGCCCTTCTGAACTGTTTGTAAGTAAGCACGACCTACCCAACCAATCCAACCAGCAATGTAGAGGAAGAGAATGCTAGGAATGAGAAAATCACCAGCTTTGTCAAGACGGCCATCTACAATTAGGTGAGGATAGCCTTCTGGCCCGCAAAGTTCTTGAGAATAACGCTCAAAACGTTTTTGTCCTGATTTGGGATCAGCCGTAGTATTGCGGGCATTTTTTGCCAGTGCTTGGAATGCAGGATTTTCTGCACAAGGTGTCAGGTTAGCTCCCAAGGCTTTTGCTGGGGGCGCAAAGCTGAACGACAGACAAATCACCAAAATCAAAGCAAACAATCGACGCATGGATTTGTTTCCTTTTATTACACAAGAAAAAGTTTTTTGTACAAAACGAAGCGGCTTGTACATTCTTGATTTGCTTAACTAGCAAGTCATCATACTCTTGCGCGGGAATCGAGTAAAGTTTAAGTAAATAAAAGTTAAAGCTTCTCAAACAAATCTTTAGAGAGTACTGAGTACCGAGTGAAGAGTGCTGAGTAGAATTTTTCATAATTAGGGAAAATTATTTTAGACCTCATACTTGGAAACTCAGGACTCAGGACTCAGCACTCATTACTTAGTCGTAGCAATGACAACTGTTTTAGCAATCGAAACCAGCTGTGATGAAACTGCCGTGGCAATTGTAAAGAATCGTCAAGTTTGCAGTAGTATCATAGCTTCGCAAATCCCAGTTCACCAACAGTATGGCGGGGTAGTCCCGGAAGTAGCCTCACGAGCGCACTTGGAAACGATAAATGACGCGATCGCCCAAGCAATGGCACAAGCTCAACTAGATTGGGGTAAAATCGACGCGATCGCTGCCACTTGTGCGCCTGGACTTGTAGGAGCGCTACTAGTGGGGCTAACTGCTGCCAAAACTTTAGCAATTTTACAAAATAAACCATTTTTGGGAGTTCACCACCTCGAAGGTCACATCTACGCGACTTATTTGAGTGAGCCAACTTTAGATCCCCCTTTTCTTAGCTTACTTGTTTCTGGAGGACATACAAGCTTAATTTACGTTAAAGAATGTGGTAAGTACGAAACCTTGGGGGAAACTCGTGATGATGCAGCCGGCGAAGCTTTTGACAAGGTAGCTAGGTTATTGAAGCTAGGTTATCCTGGCGGCCCAGTCATTGACAAACTAGCCCAAACAGGCGATCCCCAAGCCTTCGCTTTACCAGAAGGAAAAGTGTCTCTACCAGGTGGAGGATTTCACCGCTATGACGGCAGTTTTAGCGGCTTAAAGACGGCTGTACTGCGTTTAGTGCAGCAATTAGAGAAAGAGGGGGATAAACTGCCAATAGAGGACATTGCCGCCAGCTTTCAGACGACTGTAGCTAAGGCTCTAACTAAAAGAGCGATCGCCTGTGCTTTAGACTATGGTTTAGACACCATCGCCGTAGGCGGGGGAGTAGCTGCTAACAGTGGTTTAAGAAAACACCTCCAAGCAGCAGCTACAGAAAATAAATTGCGTGTGCTGTTCCCACCCTTAAAATTCTGTACAGATAACGCCGCCATGATAGCCTGCGCCGCCGCAGACCACTTATCACGCGGACACACTTCCCCCCTAACTCTAGGCGTAGAGTCAAGGCTAAATCTAAGTCAAGTCATGAAGTTATATCAATAGTCCATAGTGCATAGTCCATAGTTCAAGAACTCAGCCTCTATCTTTGACTGTTGCCTAATGACTAATGACTAATGACTAATGACTAATTCCCGAATATGATTTGCAACTGCATCTGGCTGTTCCAACATTGCCAAATGTCCACAATTAGGAATTTCAATCACATTGTCGCCACAGTATTGGAAAAGCCTATGAAAACTTGCTAAGTGGCGTACATACTTTGGTTCCATTACCTTATCGTCAGTCCCAGCCAGGAAATAAACTGGCTGCTTTAACTGCGAGACTAACTTGGGTAAACGGTTAACTTCTTCCTCGGTTGTGGAGTCTAGCAACGCGCCTAAAGCTGCTTCCGGGTCAGCAACGATAAAATCTATGACTCGCTGACGCGCCCACTGACGGTCTAGGGGACGAGATACACTAGCTCTAGTGAAGAGTAAATCAATTAGAGGTACTTGGGATAACCAACGGGGACGGAGTTGTAAAAATTTTTGTCCTGCTAAACGGAACTGTTCAAAAGCTTCTTTGAGATAAATACCGCCGCCTGCGTTGATACAAATGACACCCTTGATACACTCAGGCATTTGTGATGCTGCCCATAGAGCGATCGTACCTCCTAATGAATGACCAACAAGCCAAGCACTGGTAATATTTAGTTGTTTCAAAAGTGCAGCCAAATCCTGAGCATAAGCAGCTGGGGTATAGACAGACTCTAAAGATAGATTTATATCTTGCACAGACTGAGCCGATAAACTGACAGAACCAGATTCTCTGTGAAAATCACTTTCTAATTGTGATTGAGATTCCCCAAAGCCTCGTAAATCATAGGACAAACACTGTAAATCTATTGACAGTCGAGAAATCACAGGTTGCCAGTATCCACGGCTATTGAGCCAACCGTGAATAAATACTAGAGTATCAGGGCAGGATGTAGGGGCTGTCAGCTCGTATGCGTGGGGAAAGCCCAAGATTTCGATAGTTGCCATATCTATATCGTAACCCCAAGGGTGGGCGCGACAGAATAAGCAACTTAAAAATAGAAACGTTTAGGTTAGAGGTGGGACAGATGAGGGAGAAAGCTTTTCCCTTTCCCAATACCCAGCACAAATTCACTTCCCTAACAATCTTTGACGTACCCCTTCAGCAATCTTGTGTCCGAGATACTCAGGAATTAGACTTTCATTTGGCCCTAACAGATAGAGAATGAGCCTAGTACGTCCACGCCAAACTAGTAAGTTGGCATTAACTACCAATAGGTCTTCCTGCCAAATGGCGTACATGACCTTGTAAAATAACCCTGGTTGATTATCAGCTTCAATTACCAAAGCTGGAAGATGAAAAACTGGATCAACATAAAATTCAGTCTGTACTTGTTCTAAACCAACGTCTAGGTTGAACTCTACAGCTAACATTTCTTCTACTTCAAACCGCCCTCCTAAAGCCTCACGAATGGCACGACAAACATTCTCGGCTGTTTTATCTGTCAGGGCTTTACTACCACGGGATACCAAAAGTTTAATAAAAACCAGCATCGGTGGTTTAATCTGCCCATACAGACTCAAACCATGAATAGTTAGTCCATAGGCGGCTAGCACACCAAAAATGTCACTGAGAAGAAATGACTGATTGCGGTAGGCAAAATGCAGCGCACTTTTACTACCTTCCGGCTTCAACTCAATTACGGCACGTTTAGTTTTATAAAGACGATAGGCTAGCCGCAAATTTTGCAGTTGAATCTCACTGCTGACAAATTGTTCATAAAACTGGGGAAACGCTCTGTTAAAACGCTTAAGAAGTTCCAGTGTCGAAGATTTTAAACCAGAAGCCATTGTAGGTGTAAAACTCGCTTGCTTTTGTCGCCAGAGGAGTAGAGAGTGGGGGGAGATGAGGAAGAGGGGGAAGTAGGGGGAGATGGAGAAGAATATCTACTTACTTCATCACCCTGAGATCCTTATCTCTTTTCTTTTATATACAATTCGCTATTAGAACTTTTCGTTTTCAGGAATTTGTCCTAGCCTTTACAACAAAGTGCTAAAGTTGAAAATAATTGGTGTGAAACACACTGTAACCGGTTGTAGCCACTGAAAGTCTGAAAAATCCTCACAAATTGAGTGTACGGACTAAACAATGGTATTCCCTGTGTCAAATGTGAATCAACACTTTATATAGTGGACACCAATTTAGTTATACTACCCGAACCGCATTGGCATGGGTTTTTGGAAAACTTGGTTTAGTACTCCTGAATCTGGGACAAGTAAAACACAATCCTTTGAAGATCAGACGTTAGACGCTACGGGCAACTCTAACCCGAAAAGCGATGCCTCAGCAGGTACAAGAAATGCAGAACGTATCGTTTTTAGCACCGAGCGGGATATCGACCTGTATGAACTCGAAGAACTTTGTGATGCTGTAGGCTGGTCACGTCGTCCGTTAAGGAAGGTGAAGAAAGCCATTGAGCATAGTTTTCTCGTAGCTACTATGTGGCAAGTACGAGGAAACCAAAGACGGCTGATTGGTTTTGCTCGTGCTACCTCAGATCACGCTTTTAACGCCACTATTTGGGATGTGGTAGTTCACCCAGATTTTCAAGGTAAAGGACTGGGTAAGGCTTTGATGAAGTATGTACTCAAAAAACTCAGGAGTGAAGAAATTAGTAATGTAACCTTATT
Above is a genomic segment from Nostoc sp. MS1 containing:
- a CDS encoding photosystem I reaction center protein subunit XI → MAQAVDASKNSPSDPRNREVVFPAGRDPQWGNLETPVNASYLSKSYINNLPAYRQNLTPFRRGLEIGMAHGYWIFGPFAKLGPLRDTPNANLAGLLASIGLVVILTAGLSLYASSNPPQPLATVTAAPPDAFQSKEGWNNFASAFLIGGIGGAVVAYFLTSNIALIQGLLG
- the psaJ gene encoding photosystem I reaction center subunit IX gives rise to the protein MAEKTDQSGYLLKFISTAPVAATIWLTITAGILIEFNRFFPDLLFHPLP
- a CDS encoding Photosystem I reaction center subunit III, with protein sequence MRRLFALILVICLSFSFAPPAKALGANLTPCAENPAFQALAKNARNTTADPKSGQKRFERYSQELCGPEGYPHLIVDGRLDKAGDFLIPSILFLYIAGWIGWVGRAYLQTVQKGDDSEQKEIQIDLSIALPIILSGFTWPLAAVQELLSGKLTAKDSEITVSPR
- the tsaD gene encoding tRNA (adenosine(37)-N6)-threonylcarbamoyltransferase complex transferase subunit TsaD, which codes for MTTVLAIETSCDETAVAIVKNRQVCSSIIASQIPVHQQYGGVVPEVASRAHLETINDAIAQAMAQAQLDWGKIDAIAATCAPGLVGALLVGLTAAKTLAILQNKPFLGVHHLEGHIYATYLSEPTLDPPFLSLLVSGGHTSLIYVKECGKYETLGETRDDAAGEAFDKVARLLKLGYPGGPVIDKLAQTGDPQAFALPEGKVSLPGGGFHRYDGSFSGLKTAVLRLVQQLEKEGDKLPIEDIAASFQTTVAKALTKRAIACALDYGLDTIAVGGGVAANSGLRKHLQAAATENKLRVLFPPLKFCTDNAAMIACAAADHLSRGHTSPLTLGVESRLNLSQVMKLYQ
- a CDS encoding alpha/beta fold hydrolase, with the protein product MATIEILGFPHAYELTAPTSCPDTLVFIHGWLNSRGYWQPVISRLSIDLQCLSYDLRGFGESQSQLESDFHRESGSVSLSAQSVQDINLSLESVYTPAAYAQDLAALLKQLNITSAWLVGHSLGGTIALWAASQMPECIKGVICINAGGGIYLKEAFEQFRLAGQKFLQLRPRWLSQVPLIDLLFTRASVSRPLDRQWARQRVIDFIVADPEAALGALLDSTTEEEVNRLPKLVSQLKQPVYFLAGTDDKVMEPKYVRHLASFHRLFQYCGDNVIEIPNCGHLAMLEQPDAVANHIRELVISH
- a CDS encoding GNAT family N-acetyltransferase, which produces MGFWKTWFSTPESGTSKTQSFEDQTLDATGNSNPKSDASAGTRNAERIVFSTERDIDLYELEELCDAVGWSRRPLRKVKKAIEHSFLVATMWQVRGNQRRLIGFARATSDHAFNATIWDVVVHPDFQGKGLGKALMKYVLKKLRSEEISNVTLFADPHVVDFYRTMGFMPDPEGIKGMFWYPH